In the Roseofilum reptotaenium CS-1145 genome, CTCCCAGCTAATACTGAAGTGACTTTAGACTCATTGATGGACGCAGGAATTGTGACCACCAATGACGGCCCCTTGAAAATCTTGGGAGATGGAGAAATTAGCGTAGCTCTGCAAGTGAAAGCAGCTCAATTTACTGCTAATGCTCGCACTAAACTCGAAGGCGCTGGAGGGAGTTGCCAGGTTTTAGAATAAAGCGCTTTTCGCTTCGCGGACATGCGCTAGGCAAAAGGCAAGAAGCAAAAGCAAAAAGCTTCATCGCCTAAGACCATTAAGTTGGAAATTGCCCATGTTCACCCACCTATTTACCGTCGTCATCGAGGTATCCCTTAATGACCGTTAGTCGAGACAAAACCCCAAGCGCTCAAGAAACGTTTATCCAGATGGCTCAAGCAGCCGGCCTTAGAGGTCGGTTGCTCGTTACTCTGGGCTTATTAATTTTGGCTAGATTAGGGGTTTATATCCCCGTCATTGGCATTGACCGACAACAATTTAGCCGCAATATTGAAGGCAGTCCAGTTATTGGATTATTAGACCTATTTTCTGGTGGTGGGATTTCTCAACTGGGTGTTTTTGCCCTGGGTATCCTTCCCTTTATTAATGCCTCCATCATTATCCAATTACTCACTGCTGCTCTGCCCTCATTGGAAGATTTACAGAAAAATGAGGGAGAAGCCGGACGGCGTAAACTCTCCCAAATTACCCGCTATGTTGCTCTAGGATGGTGCATCCTTCAGAGTGTGGGGATTGGGTTATGGTTAAATAGCGCTCCTGGAGTGGCCTTAAATCCAGGGCCAACTTTTGTGATCCAAACCATTTTAGCCTTAAGTGCTGGCTCCATGTTAGTCATGTGGTTTGGAGAAGTGATTACTGAGCGAGGTATCGGCAACGGTGCGTCGTTACTGATTTTTGTCAATATTGTTTCTACGTTACCCAGATCCATTGGCCAAACCATCGAGTTAGCTTCTAGTGGAGATAGCAGCATTGTTGGACGCACCGTGATTTTGGTTATGGTCTTCCTAGTGATGATTGTCGGTATTGTGTTTGTTCAGGAAGGAACACGCCGAATTCCCATTATTTCCGCTCGCCGTCAAGTGGGTCGAAAACTGTATTTGGAAAAAAGCAGCTATCTTCCCTTGCGATTAAATCAAGGTGGAGTGATGCCGATTATTTTTGCTTCCGCCGTCTTGATTTTGCCAGTGACTTTGGCTGAGTTAACAGGTAGTTCAGCGATTGTTAGTGTAGTTCAATATCTGAGTCCAGGAGGAGCGTTATATATTCCGTTCTACTTGACCATGATTCTGTTTTTTAGCTATTTCTATGCTTCCTTGATTATGAATCCTGTGGATGTAGCTCAAAACCTGAAAAAAATGGGTTCGAGTATCCCTGGCATTCGTCCTGGAAAAGCAACGAGTGAGTATATCGAACGGGTTCTGAATCGGTTGACGTTCTTAGGAGCTGTGTTTTTAGGCATTGTGGCTATTGTGCCTACAGTGGTTGAAGGCTTGACCCGCGTCCCAACATTTCAAGGATTAGGCGCAACCTCCCTACTGATTTTAGTTGGGGTGGCGATTGACACCGCGAAGCAAATTCAAACCTATGTGATTTCTCAACGTTATGAAGGGATGGTGAAACAGTAGTGTCATGTCAAGGTTGATTTTTATTGGCCCCCCAGGTTCTGGGAAGGGAACCCAAGCCGCAGAACTCTCAAAACGAGAGAAGATTCCCCATATTTCTACTGGGGAGATTCTCCGTAATAGTGTGGCGAACAAGACTGATTTGGGATTAAAAGCTAAGTACTATATGGATCAAGGGTCTTTGGTTCCCGATCAGTTAGTCTTCGATTTAGTGGAGGAGCGGTTAAGTCAAGAAGATGCCCAAAATGGGTGGATTTTAGATGGTTTTCCCCGTAACAGTTCCCAGGCGGAGACATTTCAGCAAATGTTGTATGCCAAAAATAGAGATTGTGATTATGCCATTTTTTTAGAAGTGCCAGACGCAATTTTAATTGAGCGGCTTTTGTTGAGAGGACGGGCTGATGATACAGCCGAGACGATTCGCCATCGCTTAGATGTTTATCAAGAGGAGACTCAACCTTTGATTGATTTCTATGGCGCTCGAGGTAAACTGAGGCGGATTCGGGGAAATCAGCCCGTCGAGAAGGTGACTCAGGATTTACAACATGCTTTGACAACGGGACATTAGCGGTTGGTTAACCGATAACAAGATAGAGTTTGACAAAAAAAAATTGATAAGATATGTAAAGACCCCGAAAACATAATTTTCGGGGCATAGTCATGGGACGTAGATTCCTGTACTAAAAATCTGTTGAATTGAGGATAGATTACATTGGCTAAACAAGATTTGATTGAAATGGAAGGGCAAGTTACAGAATCTTTGCCTAATGCCATGTTTCGGGTAGACCTGGATAACGGGTTTAATGTGTTAGCTCATATTTCGGGCAAAATCCGTCGGAACTATATCAAAATTCTGCCGGGCGATCGCGTGAAAGTTGAATTAACTCCCTATGATTTAACCAAAGGGAGAATCACTTATCGATTGCGTAAGAAGTAGAGGAATCCTAATCTATCCCTCGTCTGGTTTGACAAAACCGAAGTAAAACTGATAAGATGTTATATTTGTAGACATTCAAAAATAGGGCATGAAAGTCCGAGCATCCGTCCGGAAAATGTGTGAGAAATGCCGAGTTATCCGCCGTAAAGGTCGGGTAATGGTGATCTGTTCTAACCCAAAACATAAGCAACGTCAAGGTTAACTTCAACCCCAGACCTGAATCAATTGGGATTACATTTTAGAGTGGATCGATTCTCCCCCTAGGGAGATGACCTAAGTTAAGTTGTTCAAGACGAGGGAGAAAAAGTGTGGCCAGAATAGCTGGTGTAGACCTACCACGAGATAAGCGCATAGAAATAGGTCTAACCTACATCTATGGGATCGGCTTAAGCCGTTCCCAAAAGATATTAGCGGATACTGGAGTAAATCCAGATACAAGAGTTAAAGATTTAACCGATGCGGATATTGTTGCCTTAAGAGGTACGGTAGAAAGCCAATATCAAATCGAAGGGGATCTCAGACGTTGGGAGGCAATGAATATCAAGCGTCTGATGGACATTGGAACCTATCGGGGCAGACGGCATCGTATGGGATTACCCGTACGGGGACAAAGAACCCGCACCAATGCCCGTACCCGTCGTGGAGTCCGCCGCACAGTAGCTGGGAAGAAAAAAGCAGCCGCTAAGAAATAACCTGCTGTTGGATGCGATCGCCCAGATTGGGATTAGTCCATTAAAGACCTTTGAGACCAAGATACATAGAGTGCAACCTAAATTATGGCACGACCGAAGAAAACAGGCCCTAAAAAGCAAAAGCGAAATATTCCTAATGGTGTAGCTCACATTCAATCGACGTTCAACAACACGATTGTCTCCATTACTGCTCCGAACGGAGATGTAATTTCTTGGGCTTCAGCCGGATCGAGTGGATTTAAGGGAGCCAAAAAAGGAACCCCCTTTGCGGCTCAGACAGCCGCGGATAGTGCTGCTCGTCGGGCGATCGACCAAGGAATGCGGCAAATTGAAGTTATGGTGAGTGGCCCAGGATCGGGGCGAGAAACTGCCATCCGTGCCCTACAAGGTTCCGGATTGGAAATTACCCTCATTCGAGATGTAACCCCCATTCCACATAATGGGTGTCGTCCTCCAAAACGGCGGCGGGTGTAAGGATCGTTCCCATTCTGCAATGAATGTAGATAAGACGACCTCACCCCATTCAATAACAGAAAAAAGCTAGGAAGGTCATGTGTCGCCCTCCTAGAAACCAGGCGAAGGGAGGTGGCTCTGTGGGGCAGTTTCAAGTTGAATGTGTTGAAAGTTATACCGAAAAAGATCAAAGTCAGTACAGCCGATTTATTCTAGAACCCCTAGAAAGAGGTCAAGGAACTACGGTAGGCAATGCCCTCAGACGGGTATTGCTTTCTAACCTATTGGGAGCAGCGGTAACCTCAGTGAGGATTGAGAAAGTCAATCATGAGTTTGCCACAATCCCAGGTGTTCGGGAAGATGTACTCGAAATCTTACTGAACATGAAGGAAATCATTGTTAAAAGCTACTCGAATCAACCCCAAATTGGCCGTTTAGTAGCTACGGGGCCAAAAACCGTGCAAGCGAGCGACTTTGATTTACCGTCAGAAGTGGAATTAGTTAATGGGACTCAGAAGGTAGCTACCCTATCAGAGGATGCAACCTTAGAAATGGAGTTTCGGATTGAAACGGGTACAGGCTACCGATCGGTAGACCGTAGTCGTCAAGATCCGACCGCCTTGGACTTTCTCCAGATTGATGCAATTTTTATGCCCGTATCTAAAGTCAATTATATGGTGGAAGATGCGCGGGTTGGGGGTTCCTTAGAACAAGACCGACTGATTCTTGATGTTACGACTAATGGGAGTATTACTCCTCAAGAAGCCCTATCTCAAGCATCAAACATATTGGTCGATTTATTTAGTCCTCTCAAAGATATTACCTTTGAGCCACTCAAGGACGAGCCAGAACTGACTGATGATCCCAACAGTCAGATCCCGATTGAAGAATTACAGTTATCGGTGAGAGCTTACAACTGTCTCAAACGAGCGCAGATTAATAATGTATCAGATCTACTAGATTACACCCAAGAAGATTTGCTCGAGATCAAGAACTTTGGAGCTAAATCGGCTGAAGAAGTGATTGAAGCCTTGCAACAGCGGCTAGGGATTACTCTGCCCCATGAAAAGGCCAAATCCTAACTGAGGCCAGGGGTTAAATCTTGTCTAAACTTTGAAACGTGGAAAAGTGTTATGCGTCATCGTTGTCGTGTCCCCAAGTTGGGAAAACCTGCTGACCAGCGTAAGGCTCTCCTGAGATCCTTAGCGACTGAGTTAATCCGTCATGGTCGGATTAAGACCACGAAAACACGGGCGAAAGCTGTCCGTAGTGAAGTGGAAAAAATGATTACCCTGGCGAAAAGTGGAACTCTGGCAGCCCGTCGCCAGGTTTTGGGCTATTTATACCTGAGTGGGAGTCCAGACCGTAAAGAACATATGCTGAAGAAAAAGCAATTGGTTCATGCGCTGTTTGAACAAGCACCCGATCGCTATGCCGATCGCCAAGGTGGATATACTCGCATTCTGCCCACCGTTCCTCGTCGAGGGGACAATGCAGAAATGGCGATTATTGAATTAGTCTAAGTCGAACCCTAAATCTAGGCGAGGGGAAAGACAGGGGAGTAAAAATGAAATCCCGTTGGCAACTCAAAGACTCGGACAACTTGACCGATGAGCGTCAACGCATTGCTCTAGTCATTCAGTACCTGGGAACCCATTTCCACGGTTGGCAGCGGCAAGGAAAAGGCGAACGGACGGTACAAGAGGAACTGGAGGCGGCGATCGCCTCGGTAACCAACCAGCGAGTTCCCGTAGTGGCTGCGGGTCGAACCGATACCGGAGTCCATGCAGCCGCTCAAGTCGCCCACTTCGATGTCTCTGGGCCTATTCCCCCTGAACGGTGGGCAACTATTCTCAATAATCGGTTACCCGAAGATATTCTAATTCGAGGTTCTGCTCAGGTTGTCCCCACTTGGCACGCCCGGTTTTCCGCCCTTTGGCGACGGTATCGATATACCCTCTATACCCACGCCAACCCCAACCTATTTGTGCGCAACCTGACTTGGCATTATTATTATCAACCTCTGGATGCCAACCGCATTCAAGCCGCCCTCGACCCCTTACTCGGTCGTCATCACCTATCTGCCTTTCATCGGGCAGGATCGAGTCGGACCCACTCCTGGGTAGACATTCAAACTGCCCAATGCACCACCCAAGAGCCATTTCTAGCGATAGAAGTCCAAGCCAATGGATTTCTCTATGGG is a window encoding:
- the secY gene encoding preprotein translocase subunit SecY, whose product is MTVSRDKTPSAQETFIQMAQAAGLRGRLLVTLGLLILARLGVYIPVIGIDRQQFSRNIEGSPVIGLLDLFSGGGISQLGVFALGILPFINASIIIQLLTAALPSLEDLQKNEGEAGRRKLSQITRYVALGWCILQSVGIGLWLNSAPGVALNPGPTFVIQTILALSAGSMLVMWFGEVITERGIGNGASLLIFVNIVSTLPRSIGQTIELASSGDSSIVGRTVILVMVFLVMIVGIVFVQEGTRRIPIISARRQVGRKLYLEKSSYLPLRLNQGGVMPIIFASAVLILPVTLAELTGSSAIVSVVQYLSPGGALYIPFYLTMILFFSYFYASLIMNPVDVAQNLKKMGSSIPGIRPGKATSEYIERVLNRLTFLGAVFLGIVAIVPTVVEGLTRVPTFQGLGATSLLILVGVAIDTAKQIQTYVISQRYEGMVKQ
- a CDS encoding adenylate kinase, with the protein product MSRLIFIGPPGSGKGTQAAELSKREKIPHISTGEILRNSVANKTDLGLKAKYYMDQGSLVPDQLVFDLVEERLSQEDAQNGWILDGFPRNSSQAETFQQMLYAKNRDCDYAIFLEVPDAILIERLLLRGRADDTAETIRHRLDVYQEETQPLIDFYGARGKLRRIRGNQPVEKVTQDLQHALTTGH
- the infA gene encoding translation initiation factor IF-1 → MAKQDLIEMEGQVTESLPNAMFRVDLDNGFNVLAHISGKIRRNYIKILPGDRVKVELTPYDLTKGRITYRLRKK
- the rpmJ gene encoding 50S ribosomal protein L36; the protein is MKVRASVRKMCEKCRVIRRKGRVMVICSNPKHKQRQG
- the rpsM gene encoding 30S ribosomal protein S13, with product MARIAGVDLPRDKRIEIGLTYIYGIGLSRSQKILADTGVNPDTRVKDLTDADIVALRGTVESQYQIEGDLRRWEAMNIKRLMDIGTYRGRRHRMGLPVRGQRTRTNARTRRGVRRTVAGKKKAAAKK
- the rpsK gene encoding 30S ribosomal protein S11, whose amino-acid sequence is MARPKKTGPKKQKRNIPNGVAHIQSTFNNTIVSITAPNGDVISWASAGSSGFKGAKKGTPFAAQTAADSAARRAIDQGMRQIEVMVSGPGSGRETAIRALQGSGLEITLIRDVTPIPHNGCRPPKRRRV
- a CDS encoding DNA-directed RNA polymerase subunit alpha gives rise to the protein MCRPPRNQAKGGGSVGQFQVECVESYTEKDQSQYSRFILEPLERGQGTTVGNALRRVLLSNLLGAAVTSVRIEKVNHEFATIPGVREDVLEILLNMKEIIVKSYSNQPQIGRLVATGPKTVQASDFDLPSEVELVNGTQKVATLSEDATLEMEFRIETGTGYRSVDRSRQDPTALDFLQIDAIFMPVSKVNYMVEDARVGGSLEQDRLILDVTTNGSITPQEALSQASNILVDLFSPLKDITFEPLKDEPELTDDPNSQIPIEELQLSVRAYNCLKRAQINNVSDLLDYTQEDLLEIKNFGAKSAEEVIEALQQRLGITLPHEKAKS
- the rplQ gene encoding 50S ribosomal protein L17, translating into MRHRCRVPKLGKPADQRKALLRSLATELIRHGRIKTTKTRAKAVRSEVEKMITLAKSGTLAARRQVLGYLYLSGSPDRKEHMLKKKQLVHALFEQAPDRYADRQGGYTRILPTVPRRGDNAEMAIIELV
- the truA gene encoding tRNA pseudouridine(38-40) synthase TruA translates to MKSRWQLKDSDNLTDERQRIALVIQYLGTHFHGWQRQGKGERTVQEELEAAIASVTNQRVPVVAAGRTDTGVHAAAQVAHFDVSGPIPPERWATILNNRLPEDILIRGSAQVVPTWHARFSALWRRYRYTLYTHANPNLFVRNLTWHYYYQPLDANRIQAALDPLLGRHHLSAFHRAGSSRTHSWVDIQTAQCTTQEPFLAIEVQANGFLYGMMRLLVGLLVKVGIAEITPTEFTHLWQEERRDLVKYAAPAQGLCLLRVGYPDPPFPPEVWFDTQPQFKLG